The Herminiimonas arsenitoxidans genome window below encodes:
- the trxB gene encoding thioredoxin-disulfide reductase translates to MSSAKHAHVLILGSGPAGYSAAVYAARANLKPVLITGVEQGGQLMTTTDVENWPGDPMGVQGPELMQRLLQHAERFNTEVIFDHIHTTKLDEKPIRLIGDAGEYTCDSLIIATGASAQYLGLPSEQAFMGKGVSACATCDGFFYRNQEVAVIGGGNTAVEEALYLSNIATKVTVVHRRDKFRAEAILIDRLMAKVAEGKIEVKWNSTLEEVTGDDSGVTGMTIKSTADGSITPIKLHGVFVAIGHKPNTSIFEGQLDMKNGYIKTKTGLEGMATATSVPGVFAAGDVQDHVYRQAITSAGTGCMAALDAQRYLEGQE, encoded by the coding sequence ATGTCCAGCGCAAAACATGCCCACGTTTTAATTCTCGGCTCCGGCCCTGCCGGTTACAGTGCTGCAGTCTATGCCGCACGTGCCAATCTCAAACCGGTATTGATTACCGGCGTCGAGCAAGGCGGTCAATTGATGACCACAACCGATGTTGAAAACTGGCCAGGTGATCCGATGGGCGTGCAAGGCCCGGAACTGATGCAGCGCTTGTTGCAGCACGCCGAGCGCTTCAACACTGAAGTTATTTTCGATCACATCCACACCACTAAACTGGATGAAAAACCAATACGCCTGATTGGCGACGCTGGCGAATATACCTGTGACTCACTGATCATTGCAACTGGTGCTTCAGCGCAATATCTTGGTCTACCGTCTGAGCAAGCCTTCATGGGCAAAGGCGTATCCGCTTGCGCTACCTGCGACGGCTTCTTCTATCGCAACCAGGAAGTCGCCGTCATCGGTGGCGGCAATACGGCTGTGGAAGAAGCGCTGTATCTGTCGAATATCGCCACCAAGGTGACCGTTGTGCATCGTCGCGACAAATTCCGTGCAGAAGCCATTCTGATCGACCGCCTGATGGCCAAAGTCGCTGAAGGCAAGATTGAAGTCAAATGGAATTCCACACTGGAAGAAGTCACAGGCGACGACAGTGGTGTAACCGGTATGACCATCAAATCAACCGCGGATGGCAGCATCACGCCTATCAAATTGCACGGCGTCTTCGTCGCGATCGGCCACAAACCGAACACCAGCATTTTTGAAGGTCAGCTGGATATGAAGAACGGTTACATCAAGACAAAAACCGGACTCGAAGGCATGGCGACAGCGACCAGCGTACCCGGCGTATTTGCTGCGGGCGATGTACAGGATCACGTCTATCGCCAGGCCATCACCAGCGCCGGTACCGGCTGTATGGCTGCACTGGATGCGCAACGCTATCTGGAAGGCCAGGAGTAA
- a CDS encoding Smr/MutS family protein — translation MPASIKDFAALKSLQKDLKKQEEARKIAEAERLQAEKTAQLEADLFRRSIGDVAPLTPSDKLTASSPRPLPIARHRIADEQAALRESLSDDFTVETLLDTDDALSYARNGIGPDVIRKLRRGHWVIQSQLDLHGLRTDEAREALGEYLRNAVKRGVRCVRVIHGKGLGSINKEPVLKNKVRNWLTQKDEVIAFCQAKAADGGAGALIVLLRAS, via the coding sequence ATGCCTGCCTCAATCAAGGATTTTGCTGCACTCAAATCTTTGCAGAAGGATTTGAAGAAGCAGGAAGAAGCCCGCAAAATCGCAGAAGCAGAACGTCTGCAAGCAGAAAAAACTGCACAGCTGGAAGCCGACTTATTCCGCCGCAGCATAGGCGACGTCGCACCACTAACACCATCTGATAAATTAACCGCAAGCAGCCCTCGCCCACTTCCCATCGCACGCCACCGTATCGCGGACGAGCAAGCAGCATTGCGCGAATCGCTGTCCGACGACTTCACCGTCGAAACCCTGCTCGATACCGATGATGCTCTGAGTTATGCCCGTAATGGCATCGGGCCGGATGTCATACGCAAGCTTAGACGCGGACACTGGGTGATCCAGAGTCAACTTGATCTGCATGGCTTGCGCACCGATGAAGCACGCGAAGCATTAGGTGAGTATTTACGGAATGCCGTCAAACGCGGCGTACGTTGTGTACGCGTCATACACGGCAAGGGACTAGGTTCTATTAATAAAGAACCCGTATTGAAGAATAAAGTGCGGAATTGGCTTACACAGAAAGACGAAGTCATCGCCTTTTGCCAGGCCAAGGCGGCCGATGGCGGCGCAGGCGCTTTGATTGTGCTGCTCAGGGCTAGCTAA
- a CDS encoding P-II family nitrogen regulator, with protein sequence MKQVTAIIKPFKLDEVREALAEVGVTGLTVTEVKGFGRQKGHTELYRGAEYVVDFLPKVKVEAVVDDAGVEQAIEAIIKAARTGKIGDGKIFVQAVEQVIRIRTGETGADAV encoded by the coding sequence ATGAAACAAGTTACCGCAATTATCAAGCCATTCAAACTGGATGAAGTGCGCGAGGCACTGGCCGAAGTAGGCGTAACCGGCTTGACCGTCACCGAAGTCAAAGGCTTCGGTCGTCAAAAAGGTCATACCGAGTTGTACCGCGGTGCGGAATACGTAGTCGATTTCCTGCCTAAGGTAAAAGTTGAAGCAGTGGTAGACGATGCTGGCGTAGAGCAGGCAATCGAAGCGATCATCAAGGCTGCGCGCACCGGCAAAATCGGCGACGGCAAGATCTTCGTGCAGGCAGTTGAGCAGGTAATCCGCATCCGTACCGGCGAAACAGGCGCTGATGCCGTCTAA